The Penicillium psychrofluorescens genome assembly, chromosome: 2 nucleotide sequence CTCTAAAACCAACCACCCACATACCAGAGTGGTCCTCGGTTCTAGTCTCCAAAATTCCACCTACATGTCAAACCGATCAAACACACTGCAGTACGACCTTGTTTCTTGGCTCGGCATTTGGATCCGGAGTCTACAAAATCCCGTTCGATGTCAGCCACCAAAGCTTTCTGCATGGTTCCCATATTCTCTCGTTTCACTTATCAGGACTGTCTTAGTGGGACGATATGGAATCTCATAATTTACCTCTATCGGTCAGTGAGGTAAGAAAAGAACCAGAGACTGTCACAATTCACGCCCTAGAGAACGAGGCTGTTACTCCAGCGCAGCTTTTTCGGCACGGACTAGAATTATCTCCCACTGGCTATGTACAATGGCGAAAAGACTGCAAAGATCACCCTCGCAATTGGCATGTGTGGAGGAAGGCTTACGACACCAGCATAGTCATGTTTCTGGAGTTCTATACGTGAGTCGTCTCTACGGTCGCTTCAGAATCATGAAATTGCTTATTGGCTTGACTCAAAAAGAACAGCTATCAGCACAACAGGGGTGAGAATGCCGAATCGGCTCCAAGGAACGAAGTATCCTGTTAACCAATTGACTAGCCCTCCGCAGCGGAActggcagaagaagattaCGGCACGAATAGAATCACCCTGCTTGTTGCGTTCAGCCTCATGTAAGACAGACAATGCATCACCCGGTACCCATGCCCATGATTTAAATCCATAGGTACCAGATCGGTCAAGGATTAGGCGGTCTTGTAATCCCATCTTGCTCCGAGCTCTTTGGAAGACGGATGCCCTACATCATATCCTGCTCTTTATTCAGCCTATCCTGCATGATTGTGGGGGTGGTTCCACACATCAGTGCGGTTTTCGTTGGACGGTTCCTTTCAGGGCTTGCTTCTGCCGTCCCCTCCGTCGTGATTTCCGGGACCGTTGAGGATCAATTCAACTCCGAGCATCGGGTGTGGCTCGTCTTGCTCTGGAACGCAGCCGCCACTGCTGGACTTGCCTTTGGGCCGGTCTATGCGTCGTGCATCTCCGGAGTAGCCAGCTGGTAAGAAGCAACGCAGACACGTTTGAATGTTGAACTGAGACTGGAGAAGGCGTTGGATATTTTACAGTGCGGCTATTGGCACCGCGGTCAACACTGTTCTTCTGCTGGGCATGCGAGAGAGCCGACCAAGCAAGTTGCttcgcaagaagattgcTTCGCTATCACAGGAATCGCCGGGTGCTCAACTCAAGTTCCATTCTGCGGACCCCTTTCCGGATCTGGCGGCCTTTGTCGATGTCGTCTTTATCCGGCCAACGCGGATGATGGTGACAGAGCCGATCCTGATAATAGTATCGGCTCTGAGCGCCATCTCTTGGGGGATTGTATACCTCTTCTCGGAATCCATAACCAGAGCGTACTTAGGGCTAGGCCTCCCTAGATCCAGTGCATCCTTCCCCCTCCTCGCCTTGATTGTCGGTGTCTGCATCGGCGTATTGCCACACATATGGGATATCCGCAAAATGCGAGAAAAGAAACGCCGAAACCTGAAGATCGAGCCCGAAGACAAAATCTTGGGATTTGCGTTCGGTACCCCGGCACTCGCCGCCGGCTTGTGGTGGTTCTACGGCACAACACCGCCAGCCATGTGGAGGGCTCATTGGCTACTTCCGACAGCTGGCCTAGTCCTGGTGGGTTTAGGGGTCAACGAGATCGCATATACGCTTAGTGGATATCTCACCGATACATACACGGTCTActctgcttctgcttttGCGGGACTAGCTTTTGTCCGCGCCCTGGTTTCCGGTATCATGCCGCTTATCGGGTATGCCATCTTCGATGGATCGCAGACAAGGCTTCCGGGGTTCATTATTGCCGGAATAGCAACGATGTTCTGCGTTGTGCCCTTTATTTTCTTTAGGCTCGGCAAGGCGCTTCGCTATCGAAGCCAGTTTGCAAGCTATAGCTTTGAAGTCCACATGCGGACACAAATCGGGGAGATGTAGAGGTTTACGATATTGGAAGGAGGGAGGtgggggtggtggatgcATGCATGCACAACTAGACTGAATTAGATGGGAGTAAAATATCAATACCAACTCAATTGCATTTGCATACAATACTCTTTCTATTTGCAGTTTCGAAAGCATGGCAAGCACCAAATAAAAATAgagtgaaaaaaaaaaccataAACAATTCATCGCCCTGGGCACACTTTGtccgaaaagaaaacaaagccCAGTAGGCGGAACGAAGGATATCACAATCAAAAAACAAGATATCATTTTCAAACCATCCATCCTTATCCAAAGCACCCAACCCAATCAAACATCATCATTCAACAGCAACTATCccccatcaacatcaaccccGGAACCCTTGAATCAAGCACCGCTAACTTTCCGTTTACTCAAAAAGCTGCGCCGATTCATCTTCCCGGAAGCAGGCGAGTCAGCCATCACTGAGGCTGCATCGCCATTCGTAGAGTGCGAAGTAGTAGGCCGCAGACCCGCTTCGGACGAGTTAAAGCTGCTCCGAATAGTCACTGTACCCTCACCAACAGGAACGGGCTTGTCCTGATCCGCCACGGAACCCTGGTCACCAACGAAGAACATCGCCTCGCCGAGGGTGTCGTCCGATCCGAAGGCTGAGTGGTCCGTGACGCGGATCTGGTACGATGCATCGGCGGTTGTGCTCGGAACGCGGAAGGACTCGTCGTAGGAGATGGGGCTGTCACCGCTGGCTTTGTGGGCTTTTGTCTTGTGGACTGTCTTTGCGCCCTTGGCGCccagggcgaggacgaggacgcgCACgttggcggaggaggggaatCCGGACGCTGAGACGATGGTGATACTCGCGGTGCCTTTTTCGCCGGCGCCTgtgccgccgaggatggaGGCCGTGCTGCGGTTGCGGGAGTGCTCCTTGGTCGGGGTAGTGTGGCCCGAGTTGGTGGGTGAGTCGCCGTCCacgagagcggcggcgggttTCAAGCCACCACCGCTGGGAGACTCGTGGGCCTCATCTTGCGTGGCCAACGATGCGTTGTCCGCGTCGTTCTTGTCCTTGTGGTGCACTTTCCCCATCACACCGCGGCGCAGGAAAGACGCACCACGGATAACGTTGCTACCGACAAAGCCAACGCCCTTGATGGGTGCGCCGATGACCTTGCCGGGCGTGGCGAACGTACCcgagaaggtggaggagccCTGCCGAGAGCGGATCACGTAGGTGGGCTTGAACAGGAGCTTGAGACGGATGGCGCCAGACTTGCCGTTCAAGGGCAGGGTCATCTCATGAACGCTGAAGGgctcgagcttctccagGTCGATCGAGGTAGCACCCAGGAAGTCAGCCTTGTCACCAAAGTCCCAGTCATAGACATCCACATGGAAATCAGCGCCAATGCGGGACTTGATAGACGTCTCGAAGAACTCGTTCCACGCCGGGTGCAGCGTTTTCTTCTGGACCTTGGTCTTGAATACTTCCTTATCGACCAGTCGGAATTTGCAGTAAGGGTCGCTATAGCCATTGCGGTCGGCCGAGGGCAGATCCGCAGCGTCGAGGACCTCCACTCGCAGAGTTCCCATGTTATTGATACTTTCTTTCGGGTCGAGTTTCATCTGTGCAGGAATGTACCGTGCGCTAACTGTAACTTTACTGATGTCGCCTTCCGGCGAACGCAGGGTAAGCTCGGTAGGCGTGTACAGAATACGCTGCAGGGTAGACAGCGTGTCGCCCGTCAACTTGGCAACGGTGTGCTCGTCGTTGCTTTCCTTGGTATCGTCCTTGCGCACGAGACGCAGGGTGATCTTGGAAAATTCAAGCTCACGCACAAAGGCATCACCAACTGCAAGTCATGGTCAGCACATTGCCCCTCCGTATATAAAGGAGGTACATACTATCTTCGAACTTGGCATTTTCAGAACGAATCTTGGGCGAGATGTAGGCCGGGAACATATAGTCGTCCATCAGAACCTCGAGATGCACATTACTGTGTGCGAGCTTGCCCTCGTGGAATTGGAATACAATAAATCCAGACTCTGTATCTCCGTTAGCATCTGATCAAACCAGACCCCCAAGAGGTACATACCGTATTTAGCGAGGTCCTCCGCACTGATGTAAGTCCTGGGAATGCTTTTGACCGAGCGAATAGAACCACCCTCGGAGTCGCGAGTGGTCGGTCGCGATGCGCTAGTCTCCAGACTGGCACGGCCGTTGGTGGTAGGCGAAGTAGGTTCCTTTCCGTTTGAAGCGGCGCCATTGGACAAGGCTGTGGAGGCCTTGGAAACCTTTGAGTCGACGCTGGCAGACTTGGAATGCATGCTCTTGCGCGGCATGCCATCTGCAGCCTGCTCTTCTGCCTCGTCCTCCTGttcaacctcctcctccgggTTGACAACCGGAATGGTGGGGTAGAAGGCAACGGTATAGTTGAGTTGGCCCTTGATGGGACCATTGCCAATGCGAAGACCAGCGCTGAGAGGTGCCTTCTCATCATCGATTTCGTATTCGCCGGCTCCATTTTCACGCACAAAGTCGGCAGCCTTGATATCCGCCCAGCCGAGAGTTCGGTCCTTGTTCATGGATTCCTCATCCATTACCTCCAAAGTGAGCTTCTCGCGGGCGCTGCGAATGGGGATGTAGACCACCTCATCCCATTCGGGATCCAAGTTGCTGCGAAATGTCACGGTGCGACCACGGGTGACACCCGACAGCAGGACACGGGCGTAAGGGTCGGATTTGCCCACCGCCTCCAAATTCCGTAGGTTGGTGGCACTCTTGAAATGGAAGCGCATGACGCCAATGGGGTCAATGTAGCCCGCTGTACCAGCAATGCCGGTGAGGGCGACGGGTTTCCACTGCAACATCATCTTGACACGGCCACCCTTGACACCGTGCAGATGGAACCATTGCTGGCCGCgctccatcatcttcttcataTCGTTCATCTTGATCTGGTACCGACCAATGATCGGATCGGTCATAAGGTCGCGATCGTCCTTGATGATCACGCCCAAGCGAGCAGCCTTGCTGTCCGTCACGAGGAACTCCTTGGCGTTATCCTGGAAGATGGGGTTGTTGGTACGCTTCAATttgctggtggtgtggaTCTCCTTGCCGTTCAAGAGCAGCACAGCGTAGGGGTTGAGCTTGCCGATCATATTCTTTCCATCGAGAtccttggcctgctcgacGGTGAATTGGGCAATACCGGTATTCAGCTCCGGAGGGGGTAGCTCCTCGCCAGTGTCCGATTTTGCCGCCTCGATAACCGGGAAGAAGCGGATGTCACAATGGACCGCACCACGACTGCGACCGCTCGACTGCACCTCCAGATAGAGACCCTCTTGCGTGGGCTCTTGTTCCAGCTTGTCCAAGGCAAAAGCGGCAGTTCCAAGCTCTTTGTCTTTGCGATACTCGTTCCAGTCGTACGGCACAATGCTCAAAGTATCGGAAAAAGAAGTAATGATCACGTATATAGTCTCGTTCCAGCGAGGGCTGGCATTCTCGTGGACAGTCTTGGTCCGACCCAGCTCCGTGCCGTTGTTCAGCGAGACCACGGCGTATGGATCCGGAGTACCAGAGAACTTGTCTGGGTTCTTCAGCTGGTTGGCGCCGTGCAGCGTAACCGCCACCACACCAATGGCCTGGTCAACGGGATTCCCTGCCAGCATCTTCGCAATCTCAATGGGGAAGACATTCGGGTCATACATCATCGGCTGCAGGTTGGCGTGAATCTGTTCCTTGATGAAGGACTCCAGACCCGGAATGAAATTGATGTCGAATCCGAGATGGTCGCCCCCCAGAGGCTTGCACACGTAGTCGATCTCGGGCTTGTCCAGAAAACAGATATCGACACGATCGATGTGAGGGAAGGGGAGCTGCAGCTTGACCTTGACGCGCATCAAGCCCGTGCATGCCATGTCCTCGACAATGACATCGAGCCCCGTGCTAACGACACCTCTGCCAACCCGCACTTCCAAGACAATCTTGGGGttgatcttgttcttcagcTGGCGCTCTGTCAGGTCCATGGTATCATTGGGCGTGAAGCTAAACTTCCAATCCATGATGACGGTGTCTGATTCGGTCTTTGGGTATGTCTTGACGTGCTCGAGACGCGGCGGCTTGTTACCAAGAATGAAGGTCTTCAGACGCAGGCTGTCCAGGAACGCAGGGCACGATGTGCTCAGAACCTGATCGACGGAGCTAATGATCGTGTCGCAGATCACGGGGGCATAGATGGGCCAGAATTTAACCAGGAAGCTGTTGATCCACTCAAGACTCTCGGTGTCGGTCTCGAGACGCTGCTTGGCCATTTCACGGTGGACATCATCCCGAAAATTgcggcggactcggcgaATCGACGTGCGGTAGTAAGTGCTGCACGCGGCCATGACGAAGAGTACCCAGCCGAGACCACCGCCCAGAGCAGCGATCAGCCACGAAATCAAGCAGGCGAACACGATAATCCCAGCATTGTGGTACCAATCTGTGGAGCATCTCTGTCAGCACCGCAGCGACAAACAAGTGTGGGTGTGTACAAACCTCCAAAGAGCTTGTCGGACAGTCTGCCCTCTAGGAAAGTCTGATGATCAAGCAAGGTGCCCTCCGCGTCCTCACCGGCCAGCTTCTCGGTAATGAACGTAGGCGCCCATCCGGTGCGATTGCGCGCCCAGCGAAGATCCTCATCCATTTCCTTTCCGCCCTTTTTCTCCTTGAGTGTAgcatcctcggccatgatcgCAGTGGCTGATTGCGGGGGCGGGAGGTCATAGTCTGCCACGCCATCATTCTGAAATTAATTAATTAATTACTGCATGCACCACGGAGCCTAGAGTACCCACCTTGTCCGTAACGACGGCCATTCCCTTAGGCTTCTTATCACGGAGGGACTCACGCGGCGCGCCCTGTCCGAGTCAGTCACTCCGTCACCCATTGCATAATTCGCGAAGAGAGGAAACTCACTGAACCAGCCGCCTCGGCCTTATCCTCAGGCGAAGCATCCGGGTCGAATTGATAGGCTGGGACACCAGCCTTGCGAGTCTCATCGACAAGCATCTCCTCGACCTTATCTGGGTTGACCTTGGATTGGGGATCCTGGTGGAGTTCCTGGGCAGCCTCGATGaccccttcctccttcatctccgtGTTCTCCGCAGCGGCGGacgccatctcggcgatcGGTCGGGTGTGTCGAATGCAAGGGTGGGAAATGGCAAGCGACCGCACAATCTGGCGCTAGCTGgggtgaggaagaaaatgttAATGGGCGAGTtgagttggagaagagaatgaaagaTGCGGGGAGAGCAAGTTTGGGTTGATCCGGATCCGGATCCGGGGATTGGGAATtgggggagtgggagtgggagtggacACAGGGTGGGTGGGTTGACGTACGGGTTTGTAAAATGgcaggggagggagggagagagtgaggCAAGCGTTGTACACACacagaagaggagggagagagtgtGAAAGTGAgtgagagggagaaagagtgagagagagaaagtaGTGAGGGAGAACTAACGCTCCCGATCAGGGTGGGACCTGCCAGCCGCTTGCGTCAAGAAGGAAAGGTCTGTGGCTGGTACCTCCACAGGTAAAGCATGGTCAGTATTTCAcagcagaaaaaaaggaGATCGGAGTGAGCTTGCTAGTCACTGAATGAACTAGTGGATCGAAGATCGTGACGTCCTCCTCCTAGCTGGGACCCGATCGGCGGATCCTCGGGTGCCTGGGAGCCTATGAAAATAATGGTTCTGGCGGGGAGGAAAGCAAATCAACAGCACTAGTAGATTGGCAAGCATAGTCCGTCCAGCACCGCCACAGAAGATGATTAATCTAGACCAATTTACTGGAGGTTTAGGTTGACTAGTGGACGAGTGAGTTGGTGATGCTGAAAGCGGAACCAGCCAGCCCTACGCCGGACGCGTTAGGCAGACAGATTACCTAGCGCATCCCCTGCCCAGGCACCACGTCGACCCCTATTTGCGATGGACATGCTAGGTACGAAAATGAGGGCCATTATAACCAATTCAATTGCCCTCAATTCTTACCGAGTGATTACAGTTGGTTGTACACGTGGCATGCAGACCCAGGAGGCACTACTGCACCGAGTACATGTGAAGCGCGCCCAGAATACGATCTATCATCGATCGGAACTGGCGGGGGTGTTGGGGCGTATTCAGATTGGAATTCGTCAAGGATGATAATAAATAAGTACATAATAATACCTAGTAGTGTGGGGGAGATTCAAGAATGAAAGCGATTCTGAAAAATCTACCGCCCCATGCGGATGACGCCCGCCGCCATCAACTTTTGGATCTTCATCCGCACCTGTGCGTTCTTCATATGCTCCTGCAGCGCGGCCGGGTCGCCCTTGGCTTGCTGGAGGATGCTCTGCATCACCGGGTCCTGGAGGATGGCCATGATCTACGGATGTTAGTTAGCATCTGGGCCCCGGGTTTGGTGAGGGATGTGAAAACTTACCTCGGGATCATTCTGGATACGCTCCATGGTCTGCTGCTCCGTCTCGCCCGCCCGCGCGCTGAACTGCACATCCAGGCacttctgctgctgttgctcgATCTCGCGCGCGTGCGTACCGTCGTCGTGCTCCGCCGCTTCGGTGAACACATCCAGCGCGCGGTTGTACTCTTTCATCGCGACCAGCGCCTGGCCCTTGCGCATATACGCACGAATGAACTTGGGGTCGCGAGAGATAGCCTCATCGCAGTCCTGGACGGCCCCGGGGAAGGCCATCAGCTTGATGAGCGCGGCGGCGCGGTTCGTGTACCCCCGCGGATCGGTGGGGGCGCGCTTGGTCATCTCCGTGAAGGCATCCACGGCACCGGGCCAGTCGCACTCCTGGAACTTCTGCTGGCCGAGCTCGcgggccttctcggcctcggcgggGTCGATGTAGgcgtccttctcggccttgcTCTTGGTCTTTTCGGCATTTCGCAGCTTGGTCAGAGTATCGGGGGTCCGGTGCTCCATGAGTGACTTGTTGTAGAAGTCAATGGCCTGCGCCAGGTCGCCCAACTTCTCGTAGGCAGTCCCGATTCGGGCATAGGCCTTGGCCATCAGCTTGAAGTCGGCCCTGAGGTCCCGGCCTTCCTCGACGGCTTGCTGGCAGGTCTCAATGGTGCCCTGGTAATCGCCCTTCTCGAACTTGGCGGCCCCCATGTTGTTCAGATAGGTGATGTCCTTGTGCAACTCCCAGGCCTTGTTGTAGTgctcgatggcctcgtccagctgcttcttcttgtagAAGTCGTTgccgatcttcttctcggcgtcaccagcctccttggccttcttcttggcaaccgcctcctcgtcctccggctcgggctcggggGTGGGCTCCTTGGGCTTCTGCTGAGAGGTGCTGGGCTGGGCATCCGGCATGGGCTGGTCCCCAGATGATTCACCACCCGGTGGCGCACCGAAGTTCATATCGATGCCGAGAAGCACACTCATCACCTGCAGGAAGCGCGGGTCACGGATCTCCTCACCCACACTGTTGGGGTTCTCTTGaatcttcttcaacttcGCCATGAACTCTGGGTCGCTGAGCAGGCTGGCCGTCTTGGGGTTGCTGGCCAGTTTCTGGAGCATGCCCGGGTCATTGAACATGCCACCAAGACCGCCCATCGGGTCTCCAGTCACCCCGTCAGCCGTAGCCTCCGCATTGATAGCCCGCTGGACCGCACTCAGACCGGACTTGGCCTGTTCGTTGCCGGGTTCAAGATTCAGGGCTTCCTCGTAGGCGTCGTGGGCGGCCACTACCAGTCACGCATGTCAGTTATTGGCTACCATCCCCAGAAGTACCGACTTACGAAGATCTCCCAACCCGCGGTAGGCAGCTCCTTTGCGGAGCTGGCCCTTGGACCAGTCCGGCTTGATGCCAATAgccttctcggcgtcatcgagAGCTTTCTGGTATTCGGTCTGTGCCGCGTAGACGGCGGAGCGGTTGGAGTAGAGGATGTGGTTCTCGGgctcgacggcgatggcCTGGGTGAATTTGTCACTGTCCTCATATCAGCATCTTCACTCCATCCAACGCGGGGTACAGCAACACATACATGGCAGTAGGATAGTCCTTGGCGGAGAAGGCCTTGTTGCCTTCGGCCTTGAGAgcgtcggccatgatgaacaaTCAAGATGGTCAGGAGTCCAAGGGAGAATAGGTTGtcaagaaagagaaaggggagCACTgcaggatggatggatggctgGATCGAGCTTCTCGAAATTTCCGGAACATAgtttctgcctcaggcagaaTGTTGCAGCCCTCAGGCATCCACAGCTTCCTCGCCGCACTAAACCCGCTCGGGCTAAGACGATTCGTCTCTCCGCcgcagaaaaaaaaaaagcgaaGTCACAAACACATCATTTTTCTTGACTCATCCACCCAAGTTACTATGCTCCCGTAACGATTTTGTTTTAGTCTGGCCGGTCGAACATGACAGCTCGCCCTCCAATCAGTCTGACCCCCTAGTTGATCCGTCGTTGCTACCCGCCATGGCCTCCGCGGGGTCTCGTGTCCCCGAGCTGGCCGCGAAGCTCTACGATGCGTGCCTGACCCATTTCGAGGCCGACCGCATGTTCTTCCAGgaggatcttctcggcctAGGTGTGATCCCGACCAACGACCTGGCACTGCTGGTGCAATGCGCCCAATCGCTGGTGGATCAGAAATTGATGCGCCTGCTGCAAACCAAGACTGAGCGTCTGGCATGGAAGATTATTCCCAGGGAAGACGCAGAAAAGTATGGTCTTGACTTcttccgccatctcctttTCCTAACGGTGTTTTTCTTGCTAGACTCCAGAACCTCAACCCCGATGAGAGTTTGGTCTACAATGTCATCCACTCCAACGGCCGCTCTGGCGTCTGGGTCCGAGCCATCCAGTCCCGCACCGGTCTGCACAAGTCTATCCTGGACCGCTGTGTTAAATCCCTCGAAGGAAAAAACTACATCAAGAGCGTCCACAATGTCAAATACCCCAGTCGGAAGATGTACATGCTGGCCGGGCTGGCCCCAAGCGAGGATGTCACCGGCGGCGCATGGTTCACCGACGGAGTCATGGACGTTGACTTCATCAACAGTGTTGCGGGATACATTGAATACACTGTGAGCCGCAAGAGCTGGTTCGAAGTGCCGAGCCCAGACCATGGCCGCAACAAGCGCCTCAAGACCGCCACAGGAAAATCAGACATCAAAGAGGAAAAACAATACCTTCCCTTCGCAGCCAGATACGAAGGCTACCCAACCGTGGAGATGATCACATCCGCCGTCAACGAGAGCGGGATCACACCCGTGACACTCCGCGAAGAGAGCATCGTACAATTGCTTGAGATGCTATGTTACGATAAAAAGCTCGTCGCCCTGAACAACGGCCAATATTACAAAGCTATCAAAAACCCGGAGGCCGTCAAGACCAGCCAGGCCCGCAAACCCGCTACCGTGGACGACCAGGCCGACGCCGAGGTGATGAAACACCTGCCTAAAAACGGTATGACCGAAGCCCCTTGCGGCCAGTGCCCGGTTTTCAACCTTTGTTCCCCTGGAGGTGCCGTGAGTCCAGAGACATGCGAGTATTTCGACCCTTGGTTGTCAAGTACTCTTGGGTTCTGAACGACGAAATGGAAATGGCTGGCTTGGGAAAGAACCACCCCAAACAAACCTTGGTAACCTGTTCCCATCCCATACCACACCTTTTTGCATATAGGGGATGAGGGAAAAAGCCCTCCAAAATGGGACATGTGTGTGCATAGCGAGGCGTTTTTTCATGTTTGGATTTTGTCGAtcctcttcttttgcttccccttccctcttcacctcTCCACCTCTCCATCTTTCAAATACCACCTCCCAActcctccgtctcttcctccgtgaGAATGTGAATTCGTCGGtgggttggggttgctgcAGTTAGGTTGCGGCGGGTTCTGTCTTGTTATTTAGTCAGGTGGTGATTCAGGTGGTGACTCTTGGGACATCTGCTGGATTGTGCCTTCATGGCGACATTCCTTTCGTTTTCCCTCGTGTGTTTTTCCCGAGGGTGCCTAGTGCACCCGCTGGCGGGTACCTCCATCTTGGTGAAAGGGAGCCAGAAAGAGTTGTGCGAATACATTGCGGTGTCTTTTATCCGTGTGTCCCCGATCGTAGTCATCCATCATAGGTCGCTGAAATTGGAGAATAAATCGCTTGAGCATCCGATCAATGTCTGCTACGTAGGGACggaaaatatatatcttagGGTTGCTACAGACCAACGTATAGTTATATATCTTCTACCTGGACACGGAGCAGCCTTCAATTACCGTACAACTCAATCATTCTTCACAAACAATAAACAGAACCGAAATGCCGACTCGACTCCCGCATACACAATCACCTCGACGAATTCTCCCCCGGTGGGGCACCCGCACCAACCCCACATCCCCCGGTTCCGAACACCGCCTTTGCCAGGTCTAGCCTAGTGCGTCAGTCTTGAGCTTTCATCGCCGATCCCAGTTGTTACGCAAATAATCCCGCGTATCATGCACAACCCTGCATGATCCAGTGATGTCGACAACCGCAGACAGCCGCGTGCTGGCGCTGAAGCGCAAGCTGCAGAACACAGATAGTACTCGCCACGAGCCCGTCGCAAAGCGACATAGCCTTGCGAGCTATGATCCGCAGACACCATGGTTGAACGAGACGAAGCCCTCCGGGGCCTGGGGGAGGATGGCTAACCCTGCCGTGCGTAGCTCTCTACCCTTGGACAATATGGTGTCCGCAGTGCAAGATCTGATCGATCCGGACTTCGATCCCCTGACGGCGATTTTGGACGAAGAGCCGCGGTTTCTGAAGCCGTTGCCAAGTGCTATTGCGCCGGAGGATTTGGAGTTCTTGCGGTTTCGCGGTGCACTTTCTATTCCAGAGAGTGGGATCAGGAATGAATTGCTGCGGTGCTATATAAAGTGGGTGCATAGCTTCATGCCCGTGCTCAATCTGCAGGAGTTTCTGCGCTGTGTGGCGGAAAACGACCCAGAGGGGAATGTTAGTCTGCTGCTGTTTCAGGCAGTTATGTTTGTTGGTACGGCGTTTGTCGACCTCAAGCACTTGCAGGCGGCGGGATACTCGACAAGGAAAAGCGCGCGCAATGCCTTCTTTACGCGGTTACGAGTGGGTTTCTCCAAATGAACAAAGTGTGTTTGTATACTAACTATATCTGCAGCTGCTCTATTCGCTCGACTGCGAGGAGGATCGTATCGTCATTCTGCAAaccctgctgctgatgacATATTGGTCCGATCCGGGAAACAGTCCGCAGCGAGACATCTGGGATTGGATTGGGATTTGCAATACCCAGGCCCAATCGATCGGACTGAACAGAGACCCCTCGTCGGCCAATATGGACTCACGTACCCAGCGGCTACGCACTCGGCTGTGGTGGTGTCTATATACCAGGGATCGGCTGATTGCCCTGGGTGTACGACGCCCGTCACAGGTCAACGAGGGAACGAGCAACGTGCCGATGCTGAAGCTCGACGATTTTGATTGTGAGCCATTTTCATCATCTGTGGTGGCTCTCTTTCGCTGTCGACAACTCGAAGATGGGTCGCACCAGCAACGGCTTGCAACAATGTTCATCGAGAAAGTAAAACTTTGTCAGTGTATCGGCCGGGTATTGTTCGCCCAATACACACCTTCTCAGCGTCAGTTCGGAGCCACAGATCGCACAACCATCACTATCGTCCCACGACAagcctccgagtccgaatTCATGCGATGCCGCCAAAAGCTCGACGGGTGGCTTGCGGGATTGCCCAAAGACGCACAGTTTCTTCCAACATCGAACACCAATTTTCAGGATGGCGAAGATGTGCTTTTGCTGCACGGTGCCATGCTGCGCA carries:
- a CDS encoding uncharacterized protein (ID:PFLUO_003465-T1.cds;~source:funannotate), giving the protein MRESRPSKLLRKKIASLSQESPGAQLKFHSADPFPDLAAFVDVVFIRPTRMMVTEPILIIVSALSAISWGIVYLFSESITRAYLGLGLPRSSASFPLLALIVGVCIGVLPHIWDIRKMREKKRRNLKIEPEDKILGFAFGTPALAAGLWWFYGTTPPAMWRAHWLLPTAGLVLVGLGVNEIAYTLSGYLTDTYTVYSASAFAGLAFVRALVSGIMPLIGYAIFDGSQTRLPGFIIAGIATMFCVVPFIFFRLGKALRYRSQFASYSFEVHMRTQIGEM
- a CDS encoding uncharacterized protein (ID:PFLUO_003466-T1.cds;~source:funannotate), with the protein product MASAAAENTEMKEEGVIEAAQELHQDPQSKVNPDKVEEMLVDETRKAGVPAYQFDPDASPEDKAEAAGSGAPRESLRDKKPKGMAVVTDKNDGVADYDLPPPQSATAIMAEDATLKEKKGGKEMDEDLRWARNRTGWAPTFITEKLAGEDAEGTLLDHQTFLEGRLSDKLFGDWYHNAGIIVFACLISWLIAALGGGLGWVLFVMAACSTYYRTSIRRVRRNFRDDVHREMAKQRLETDTESLEWINSFLVKFWPIYAPVICDTIISSVDQVLSTSCPAFLDSLRLKTFILGNKPPRLEHVKTYPKTESDTVIMDWKFSFTPNDTMDLTERQLKNKINPKIVLEVRVGRGVVSTGLDVIVEDMACTGLMRVKVKLQLPFPHIDRVDICFLDKPEIDYVCKPLGGDHLGFDINFIPGLESFIKEQIHANLQPMMYDPNVFPIEIAKMLAGNPVDQAIGVVAVTLHGANQLKNPDKFSGTPDPYAVVSLNNGTELGRTKTVHENASPRWNETIYVIITSFSDTLSIVPYDWNEYRKDKELGTAAFALDKLEQEPTQEGLYLEVQSSGRSRGAVHCDIRFFPVIEAAKSDTGEELPPPELNTGIAQFTVEQAKDLDGKNMIGKLNPYAVLLLNGKEIHTTSKLKRTNNPIFQDNAKEFLVTDSKAARLGVIIKDDRDLMTDPIIGRYQIKMNDMKKMMERGQQWFHLHGVKGGRVKMMLQWKPVALTGIAGTAGYIDPIGVMRFHFKSATNLRNLEAVGKSDPYARVLLSGVTRGRTVTFRSNLDPEWDEVVYIPIRSAREKLTLEVMDEESMNKDRTLGWADIKAADFVRENGAGEYEIDDEKAPLSAGLRIGNGPIKGQLNYTVAFYPTIPVVNPEEEVEQEDEAEEQAADGMPRKSMHSKSASVDSKVSKASTALSNGAASNGKEPTSPTTNGRASLETSASRPTTRDSEGGSIRSVKSIPRTYISAEDLAKYESGFIVFQFHEGKLAHSNVHLEVLMDDYMFPAYISPKIRSENAKFEDIGDAFVRELEFSKITLRLVRKDDTKESNDEHTVAKLTGDTLSTLQRILYTPTELTLRSPEGDISKVTVSARYIPAQMKLDPKESINNMGTLRVEVLDAADLPSADRNGYSDPYCKFRLVDKEVFKTKVQKKTLHPAWNEFFETSIKSRIGADFHVDVYDWDFGDKADFLGATSIDLEKLEPFSVHEMTLPLNGKSGAIRLKLLFKPTYVIRSRQGSSTFSGTFATPGKVIGAPIKGVGFVGSNVIRGASFLRRGVMGKVHHKDKNDADNASLATQDEAHESPSGGGLKPAAALVDGDSPTNSGHTTPTKEHSRNRSTASILGGTGAGEKGTASITIVSASGFPSSANVRVLVLALGAKGAKTVHKTKAHKASGDSPISYDESFRVPSTTADASYQIRVTDHSAFGSDDTLGEAMFFVGDQGSVADQDKPVPVGEGTVTIRSSFNSSEAGLRPTTSHSTNGDAASVMADSPASGKMNRRSFLSKRKVSGA